The DNA region GGCGTGGACGCTCAATCCGGTGCGGGTGGTGGTCGCGGCGATGGACTGAACGATGACGTCATGGCTGGTCAGGGGCCTGCCGCGCCAGTTCATGGTGATGTGGGCGAACAGTCGGTGCTCGATCCGATTCCACTTCGAAGTTCCCGGCGGAAAGTGACACACGGTGATGTTCATGCCTGTTTCCAGGGCCAGGGCGGCGAGTTCGGCCTTCCAGGCGCGGGTGCGGTAACCGTTGGAGCCACCGGCGTCCGCGGTGACCAGTAGCCGTTTGGCCTGCGGGTAGTCGTGCTGGCTGCGGCCCTTCCACCAGCGGCGGATGGATTCCACGGCGAAAGCGGCGGTGTCGTGGTCGGTGCCGACACTGACCCAGCCGGTGTTCGCGGCCAGGTCATAGATGCCGTAGGGCACAGCTTTCCCGAGTTCTTTGTCGGGGAAGTCATGGGTGCTGACCTGCACGGGGTCACCCGCCGGCCGCCACTCGCGGCCGCCGTTCCTGTACGGCCCGACGATTTCCTTCTTCTTCGTATCGACGCTGATCACCGGGTCGCCAGCGGCCTGGTGGGCCTTGGCCTGCTCGTTGATGTAGCGGAACTGGCCGTCCCGGTCGGGGTGTTGTCTACCTTCGACGGTCTTGGCGTTGCCCTGGAGGCTGAAGCCTTCCTCGCGCAGTACGTCGGCAACGGTGTCGGCGGATATCCGGTGGCCCCGGCGGGTGAGTTCGCCGGCCAGATGGCGGGTGGATTTCGTCGTCCAGCGCAGGGGCGACATCGGATCGCCCCGCACGTCCGGCTCGACCAGAGCCAATAGCGCCGGACGCAGCCCCGGGTCCAGATCGACTGTCCGCTTACGGCCGCCGCCCGCCCGGCGCACCCGCCCCAACGGGGCCTGTCCGGAGTCAAGTTCGGCGACACCCAGAGACACCGTACCCTCGCGCACCCCGGCGGCACGGGCGACCAGCCCGATCCCGCCATGGCCGATCGACCGGGCCTCCGCGCCCATCAGCAGACGCCTCTGCCGCTCATCCAGATGTGGCAGGACCGCCTCGAACTTGGCTGCCAGCTCGGCCTGTTGTCCTTCCAGAGCGCCCATAGCAGACCAATGAACCACGGAACGTGAAGCTACGGGTTAATTCTCTGCAAGCCCTAACTACCCGGCCTTGGGTCAAGGCCCCCCGAGAGCCCTGGACATGAGCGTGCACCTCCGGGTCGTCCAACTGTTCGCCCAGCTCTGCGGCCTCATCGAGCCACCGGTCGGCGGTCGCGAAGTCGCTCTGCAGCAGTGCCACCCAGGCGGCAGCCCACAGGGCCCTGGCCCTGGCCAGGGTGGGCTCAGGCGCGGCCGCCAGGATCCGGTCGAACGTCGCCAGTTACCCGTGGCTGGTGTCGGTGTCCTTGCTGATGCTGTCGCTGATGACGCGCTCGAGGAGGGTGAGGACGTCGTCGAGGGGGTAGTCGGAACCGGCCAGGGCGTGGTGGAGGTTGATGCCGTCGACGGCGGCGAAGATCAGCTCTCCGAGGACCTTGACCTGATCGTCGGAGAGGTCGGGCAGGTCGGGAGCCTGCAGCAACTGGGCGAATGCGCCGATGGTCCACACGTTGAGGCGGGCCAGCCGGATACGCAGGGCATCGTCGCGCAGGGCGAGCGCAG from Streptomyces sp. NBC_00258 includes:
- a CDS encoding ISAzo13 family transposase, giving the protein MGALEGQQAELAAKFEAVLPHLDERQRRLLMGAEARSIGHGGIGLVARAAGVREGTVSLGVAELDSGQAPLGRVRRAGGGRKRTVDLDPGLRPALLALVEPDVRGDPMSPLRWTTKSTRHLAGELTRRGHRISADTVADVLREEGFSLQGNAKTVEGRQHPDRDGQFRYINEQAKAHQAAGDPVISVDTKKKEIVGPYRNGGREWRPAGDPVQVSTHDFPDKELGKAVPYGIYDLAANTGWVSVGTDHDTAAFAVESIRRWWKGRSQHDYPQAKRLLVTADAGGSNGYRTRAWKAELAALALETGMNITVCHFPPGTSKWNRIEHRLFAHITMNWRGRPLTSHDVIVQSIAATTTRTGLSVHAELDTTAYETGIRIGDRQMDALPLSRHDWHGDWNYTLRPESHCRDGIPPIPPQDLPGPGRAWLAHPDLTGLPHDQWDQLITQLRAARELQREEDLHQRRGGDRRKVPSAGLYTGRRPGLTLVDRLLATLLYQRFKLPQVAIAPLFTVTPVTLNRAISQTRRLLDAIGHTIEPAATRLATLDDLADLATRLGITPTPKIKTAS